ATGCAAACACGGAATCCGTGATTGTATACAATTAATAAACCTAAATATACGTTTACATTAATAAAGGTGCACCCTATAGTTGTTTAAATTACAAAAATAGAATAAGTAATGCCTATTGGCATTACCTTTAAGACTCCAGGCACGAGCCGCCTGCAGCCTCTATTTTTTCTCTTGCCACACCAGAGAACTCGTAGGCTGTGACAGCAAGTTTCTTGGTGACCCTGCCTGTACCAAGTACCTTATCGATATCAAGACATGTCAGATCGATACGATACTGGCCTTCTTCAAGCTGAGCCAGGCCATCAATTACTAACTCATCTGCAAGCTCATCAAGTTCGCCTACATTTACAACGGACACCGATTTAACAGTCTTTGGAGGACGAGTGAAACCATGCTTACCCTGAGCATATCCAAGAAGAATTGCCTTGATAGCATGGTGTTTGCAGACACCTGCTTTTCCCCTTCCTCCGCGATTACCTGCACCACGTCTGTTTTTACCAGTACCGCCGCCACAGGTGCGAGAACCTCTGAACTTCTTTGTGTTACCCTTGCTCATGATATTACCTCATCTGGTTCAGGAGGACCTTTATGCCTTCACCGTGATTCCCCAGTACCCCTCCGAGCTCAACAGGCTTTTTGATTCCTGCGTGCCCTTTACGGGGCGGATGAAGCCTGAATACTGGTTTCAACCCCGGTACATCCTTAAGTGAAGCTTTTCCAGCACATACCGCATCAGCAAATTCAGCAATTGTTGAATAGTCGGTATTTTGAGAAAGATACTCGTTTGTGAGCTTCTCTCCGCCTTCAAGCTTACCACGGTTGGTCAGCACCTCTGCAAGAGTGGCTGCATCTATAATACCGTAGGCAACATAATCCTTAACCATCTGGATCATACCCCTGTTGTGAGGTGTGTCAGTGATCACTACACAATGGTTTACCCTGTTGAGACGAAGCATGTGAAGAGTATCCTGAATAGAACCCCTTACATCTACACTACCGCGCATTCTTACAAGCACAAACATCTCAAGCTTCCTCCCTGCGGATATGAATCGGATGTTTTACAGTACCTATTGCCTGCAGAGCATTGAATGTTGCCTTTGCAAAGTTAAGTGTAGTTCTGGTGGTACCTTCTGTCCTTGTCCAAACATCCTTGATACCGGCCTTTTCCAGCACTTTCTTTGCTGTTCCACCGGCAGCGAGGCCAAGACCTCTTGGAGCCGGCATAAGCACTACAATGACACTTCCTGCCTTGCCCATTACTTCAGATGGTACGGTGTGGTTAAGACCGCAGGCACATTCCCATGAACCGCATCCGCGCTTCACGCGTACCAGATTGATCTTCGCATTCTCAATGGCCTTTCTGATAGCAGGTCCTACCTGGTTATCCTTAGCCTGACCAAGACCTACAAAGCCATCACCGTTGCCCACTATAACCGTAGCTCTGAACTTTACACGGCGTCCAGAGTCAGTCATTCTCTGAACCATGTTAATGTCCAGAACCTCATCTTCAAGATTGGGGAGCAGTATATCCACTATCCTTGATTCTCTCAGAGGCAGTCCAGAATCGATCGCCTCATCCATGGAAGTGATCTGACCCTCCTGGACAAGCTTGCCAAGCCTGGTTTGTGGAATCCATTCCTCTTCTTCGAACTGATATGCCATATGATCACCTAATTGAAATCAGAAGAGATCTTTTCCTTGACTGTATCAAACAGTTCTGGAAGATTTGATCTTTCCATATATTCTGCGATATGCTCGCCTCTGATCCTTTCATCAGAGGGGAATACGGACGGATCATGGGGCACCTCTAATCCTGAGTCAACTATGCCTTTTAAAACAGCATAGACACGGGAGCCAGGCGAGGATGCCTGTAATCCAATATCAAGTATCCCATAATCGTATCCCTTGCTTAAGGTCCTGTAACCAAACAAGAGGCCGGTAAGATAAGCTGCCGGCGTGTTACCTGTGGAAGCATCATAACCATACTTCTTGAGTTCAGTAGATATGGTTGATGAAAGAGTGACATCTCCTTCAGGTTTAGGAGCTATTAGCTGAACCTGAATATGTTTTGAACTCTTGCGGACCACCACACGGTCTTCTTTTGATAAAAGCAACTTAAGACGCTGATGATAATTTGTGCGTCCTTCCCTTCGTCGCCTGAAAGCGACTTTATATCTGGGCCCTGTTGCCATGATCATACCCTCCTGGATAAAATATCAAAGCTTCTCTTGGTCATCTTCATTCCTCACGTTTAAGGAGCTTCTGTGACTCAAGGTGTGATACCATGTGTGCAACACTTCTGTATTCTCCACCTTTTGCCTTACGATATATCTTACAATATGTAGACTTTTCCAAGGAGCCATCTGCACGAAGTTCCTTTAACTTCGCTCTGATAGCACGGATCCTCTTCATCCACTGTTCTTTCCTTGGATTCCTTGCTCCTTTTGTACCTTTTCTCGAACCATGGCCCTTACGGTGACCATACTTGCGTTTGACGTCTCTTGCTCTTGCACGGCCTCTGCTAACACCTTTGGGTTTTTCAGCAGCTACACTTCCTTTCTTGATGAGTTCACGAAGATCCGCCCTTGTTATAGCAACAGCAATATCGCTGGCAGCTTCTGGATCCATCCATACTCTGTGCAAACCACAATCAAGGATCGCTGCAGCCATCCTTTTCTGGTTAGAAAGATCCGTCATCTTATTCACTCCTGGAAGGATTGAGGATCTTAATTCCGAGGGACACGGCCTTTTCCTCTATCATAGCTTTCTTTCTTGCACCAACCTTTGCAGCTATTCTGATAGCCACTGTATTAGCATCCAGTGATGAAAAATCAATCAGTGTTTCGACCATGATTTCGGAATACCCTGATGGGTGGAGGCCCTTTACCATAACCGGACTACCATAGCCTACCTGTGCATGAGCACCCTTTGAAACAAATCCTTTACGTTTTTTGCTTTGCAGGCCTCTTGGGATTCTCCAGTTGGAGTCCAGCCTCTTATATTTGTGACAATCAGTCCTCTTGAACTGGGGCTTCTTTGCCTTCTGTACCTTACGGACCTTGAAAAGGCGCTTACCTTCCGCATCCATTGATACACCACAGTTGACAGTTACAGAAGAGGAACTAGTGATATTATCTTCCATTCAAATCACCTACAATATCTTCTCCACGATATATATACCATCCTGGAATACACGGGGATCGAATCTCTTAATCTTCGTGGCTTGCTCTATGTTGGCTGCGGTCTGTCCAACATCCTCTTTGTTTATACCGGTTATGGTGACCTGGTCGGCTCCTGCCTTGACCTTGGTTTCACCGAGGATATTTGCAGATCTTGCTTTCTTCTCACCCAAGAAATTACCAATGAACAATTTCTTACCCTCTACTTTTAGCTGCATAGGGAAGTGGGAATAAACAACCTTCATGCGATATTCAAACCCTTGAGTCACACCTTTCATCATATTGTTAATATGTGAAGAGAAGGTGCCGATCATAGCCTTGTGTGACTTCTTTGTAGAAGTCGAATCCACTGTGATCTCAGAATCTCCAACTTCAATTATGATCCCTGGATACCAGAGGTACCTCTCATTCTTTCCTTTGGGTCCTGATACGGAAAGGATATCATCCTGGAAAGTAACGCTAACCCCTTCCGGAATGCTTACCACGTTCTTCATCTCTTTAGCCATTGAACCACTCCATATCAGTACACATATGCAAGAAGCTGTCCGCCAATGTTTTTCTCACGTGCATCATATTGAGACATGACACCATGAGATGTAGTAAGGATCAATGTTCCGAAGTTCTTAGCTGGTAGGAATTGCTTCTCCCATCTCTCGAAATCAAGTGAACCTACTGAATAACGTGGCTTTATTGCTCCGCATTTATTTATTTTACCAATGAGCTTAACCTCATAGATGCCTGCTTTACCGTCCTCGATGAACTCGAACTCACCGAGGTATCCACTGTCCTGCATCACTTTAAGGACCGTACCGATGAGTTTTGATGCCGGTTTAAGTGTGCATGACTGTTTACCGATTGCTTCTGCATTCTTTATTGTGGAGAGTGCATCAGCAAGAGGATCTAATAACACCATTATTTTTCACCTCAAGTATATTTTTCAAATCCCATATCATGGGCTATCTCACGGAAACAGTGGCGACACAGGTAAATATCATATTTCCTTACAAGGCCCTGCTTTCTTCCGCATCTCTTGCATTCGTGTGCGCCGCGGCCAAATTGCTTAGTAGTCTGGACCATTTATGCCACCTCCACGAAAAATATCTCCTTGAAGAAGGAAATCGTATCGTCCTTTGTGATCCTGTGAGCTGAAGGAATTCTCCTTTCAGATATCCTTCTTTTGCTTATTCTGTATCCTGGGCGGTTGACGACTACATTAATGTCCATACCAAAGACACCGATATTCGGATCATATCTCATTCCAGGGAAATCCGTGTGCTCTTCAATTCCGAATGCTACATTCCCATTTTTATCGAACTGGGAAGAGGATAACTTTTTATCTACTATTGAAAGAACAGTTTGAAGGAATTTCTCTGCATCAATACCACGAAGAGTGACCTTGCAACCTATTGGTTCACTTTTCTTGATACCGAATGCAGGAAGGGTTTTCTTTGCATATGTACGAACAACGGTCTGCCCGGTGATCTCTTTCATGATCCCTTCGGCATTCACAAGATGTTCACCACTTTCACCGACACCCATGTGAACAATGATCTTCTCGATCTTGGGAGCTTTCATTGGATTACTCAATGACCTCACCACCCAGTTTAATTTCTGGCTTATCCGTGCCGATCACGACTACGTAATCTTCTATGGTATGGAATTCCTCACCTTCGCCAGCAATCAGCACAGTGTTGGAATTGGAACTGCGCACTGTGTTGATATCTTTGATGGCACCTATTTTGCCAGTGTGCTTACCACCAATTATCAATGCGAGATTGCCTACTTCGTACTTGATATGTGTGAGTATCTTCTTATCAGGCACTGAAAGGATCACTGAGTCTTTGGCTTTGTAATCGTTGGAGCCAATAAGGTTAGAGCCGTCATTTAGATTGAGCTGCACTTTGCCGCCCTTGATAACGGTCTTTCCGAGGATCCTGCATAGCTTGCTTGATTCTGTACCTTCAAGTTTATGTAATTCTAATCTTCCCTTTCTATCGAGGAGCACCCTGTATGATTGTTCCATCTTAGGAATAGAAACTACATCCAGTAAACCTATAGGGAATCTTAGGTCCTTCCTGATAATGCCATCAACAAGAATGCTACCTTCTGAAAGCACTCTTTTTGCCTCAACCCTAGTGTCCACTACATGTAACATATCCCTGAGCACCACTCCAAGAGGAATGCTCAGTTGCCTGTTGTGAGGACCCGGCCTTGTCGATGTTATCCATTTATTGGATTTCTTGGATATCTGCCAGCTTTTTGGTACAGAAATCCTTTTTTGATGTTTTCCCACAAAACCACCTACTTTCTGCTCAATACTTCTGATCTGCGGTTATCTTTCATTTCTAGGGATGTGATCGTTACGTTGGAAGGATATATAGGCCTTGGTACTTCTGTACCATCTGCTTTGGACACTGCTACTCCCTCTACAACTATAGTCCCATGTTTAAGTGATACCGCTTCTACTTTACCTGTGGTGCCTACATGGTCTCCGCGCATCACTTTTACAGTGTCACCGATAATGACCTTTGCTGTCCTGCGACCATATTTTTCACGGAGCTCTTTAGAAAGGGGAGCACCCATATATTTTTGCCTTAAATGCAGTGGAGCATTATACCGCAGCTTCCTCTGTTTCCTTGGCTGATTAGTAACCATTGCATACACCTCACACAATTATTGAAGCCGTTGTACCTATCTTTGGATACCTTTCAGCAACCTCTCTTGCAATTGGTCCTTTAAGATCAGTACCCTTAGGCAGTCCATCCTCATCGGTGATAACAACGGCGTTGTCTTCAAAGGATACCCTCAGCCCATCAGGACGACGGAATTCCTTCTTCTGGCGGACAATAACAGCATGCATGATCTGCTTACGCATCTCTGGAGTACCTTTCTTCACAGATACCACGCACATATCGCCTATACCGGCGCATGGCTGTCTGTTCTTGGTACCTCTGTAACGCTTTACAGATATGATCTCAACGACCCTTGCACCTGTGTTGTCCACACAATCTATACGGGCACCACTGTTCAATGCACGAGGTATAGTGGAACGAATTCCTCTCATGCCTCTACCCCCGTTTTGATTACCACATAGGATTTGGTCTTACTTAGAGGACGGCATTCCGCAACTGTCACAATGTCTCCTACCTGTGCGTCAATACATGGAGGATTGTGAGCATGGATCTTAGATTGCCTTTTCTCATACCTCTGATACTTGCTTATAAGTACTTCATGTCTTCTCTGGATGACCACTGTCCTGTCCATCTTGTTGCTAACAACGGTTCCCACCAGTACTTGTCCCCTGACTGGCAGCTTTCCGTGAAATGGACAATTGATGTCAGTGCACTCCTCTTTAGGAGTTGGAACATCCAATCCGATATCTCTTGTCATGATTATTACCTCATGCGAATTTTCCTGATATTCTTTATACGATTCTCGGGTTGTGAGAGCAACAAATTCCCGTTCACCTTCACTTGCTCAGTAACACGTGTATTCCCTCTGAGAAGATGTATATGGAACAAGAATGTTGATCCTGATTTTGGAACCATCTTTTCATTTTTGTCATCTGTTTCCACGATCAACATATTCTTTGTTTCACCTACAACTTTGCCGCGAATCTCCTCTAAGGAGGGATTGTTTGAGTTTATCACTTTTGTGAACAGTCCGATAATTTCGTGAAATATCAGGTTATAAGCGGATATTTCCACTTAAATCTCCTTTAACTCTTTCTGGACGGTCTTAACACGCGCAATGGTCCTTCTAAGTAATCCAATTCTTCCTGGATTGTCTGGAGCACCACCTGCAGAAGTGAGCGCGCGCTCACGTATGAGCTCAGTCCCTAACTTGTCAAGCTCGTCCATCCTTTCATTTGGGCTCATGTCCCTTATTTCATTCATACGCAGAATAGCCATGATCAGCCCTCCCTGTGAATACGGGCCATCGGATGCCAGTAATCGTGTCCTTCATGCTTATGCTGCCAGACACCATCAGCCTCCCTGCGTTCTTCATTCTCCAGAACCTCTCCTGATTCTATTTCAGCGGTCGAGCTGGAAGGCTCTGTTTCAGATACTTCCGTTTCAACTGTTGTCACGTCAGACTTTTCTGGCTGTACTGGTTCCTCTTCAAGGGTCTCTTCAACCTCTGCAACCTCACCTGCAGTCTCTTCACTTACAAGCTCCTTGACACCTGATTTAGGCTCCGGGGACTTGGTAGCTTCAGATACTGCTTCTACAGGAACATCCTTAAGTTTAAAGGAATCCGGAAGAACCGCACCTGGTGGAATTATCCTTACCTTGCACCCAAGAGTACCAAGCTTCTTAACAGCTACAGCAAAACCCTCATCGACAATATCTTCTGCTGGTTTACCTGCATGCTTTATATAACCTTGAACGATCTTCTCGCTCCTTGACCTTGATCCTGTGAGCTTACCTGAGATCACGATCTCACAGCCAAGTGCGCCTGCATTCATGATAGCTCTCATGGCATTATGACCAGCTTTTCTGAAATACCATCCTCTTTCAATGGATGATGCCAGACGTGTTGCCATCATTTGTGCATTGAGTTCTGGTCTTCTGACCTCCTGAGCATCTATCTGAGGATTGTCCAGATCATACATCCTGTCGATGTCCCTTGTGAGCTTCCGGATAACCTTACCGGCCTTACCAATAACCATTCCAGGCTTCTCGGCATAAACCGTGATCTGAGTTCCCATGGGAGTCCTATTGACTTCCATACCGCCGTATCCAGCTCTGTTAAGCTGTTTAGCAAAGTATTCGTCCAGTGAGGCTTTAACGTAACCTTCATGCACGAACTTCTTCTCTATTGCCATTAGAGCACCTCATTCAGTATAATCTCGATGTTAACAGTATCCGTGTTGTGCGGACTGCCTCTTCCGCGTGCCCTTGCAATCATACCGGGAATGACACGCCCGCCCTTTGTTGCCACATGGGCTATATACATGCGTTCCGGGTCCAATCCTTTATATTCAGCATTGCTGCCTGCATTCTCCAAGATCTTGAGGAACGCTTTTGCAGCATCTACCGGATATCTCCCACCTGCCATTGGTCCTTTCCTATGGCCTGCTCCTTCGCAATGCCTCTTGAAGGGAACTGCCTGTTTCTTGGCAACAACACCTTCAAGATATCTCTTGGCGTTCTGGGTACGCATACCTTTGAGAGCCCTTCCGAGTTCCCTTGATTTCTTGGGAGAGATATGAAGCTCAGAACCCATTGCCTTAGAGGTGGTCTTTGGATCCATTTCTAAAGTATAATCAATCCTTGCCATACATAATCACCTCACTTCAATGGTACGAACCTGCTTGAACGGGTTGCTCCCACACCAGCACTACCATGAGAGACTTTTGGACGACTCTGTGAGAATTCACCGAACCTGTGCCCTATCATCTCAGGCTGTATTTCGAAGTCAAGGAAGCTCTTGCCATTGTACACTGCAACTGTCTTGCCTACCATATCAGGAAGTATGATGACGTTCCTGTAATGAGTACGCACGTTGTCTGCACCATCTTTTATCTGCTGCATCACATCCTTCTGATGCTCATTGAAGCCTCTCCTGATAGAGCGGCGCTCTCTTGCTGTAAGAAGTTCTGTGAATTCCTCCGGGCTCATCGCCTGAAGTTGCTCGATGGTATTGCCACGATATGTGAACTCACCTTTTCGTTTTGGTAATTTTGATCCTATTTTTCTTGCCATGGGATTACCTCCGGTTTAACGCTTTCCGGTCCTACGTGCTGCTATCTGTCCAACCTTACGTCCGGGCGGTGCATTCCTGCTAACTGTTGTTGGCCTTCCTGGATGCTGCCTGTTACCTCCACCGAATGGGTGGTCAACTACGTTCATGGCAACTCCCCTGACACGAGGATACTTTGCAGCTCTCGTCTTCATCTTGTGATATTTCTTACCTGCTTTCAGGAAGGGTCTGTCCAGCCTTCCACCGCCTGCAACGATACCAACAGTGGCACGGCATTTAGAGTTAAGCCACTTCATTTCACCCGATGGCATCTGTACAACGGTCTTTCCCTTATCATGAGAAACCACTGTTGCATAAACTCCAGATGAACGTGCGAATTGACCGCCATCATTGGGCTTTGACTCAACATTGCATACAGGGACACCTTCCGGGATATTTCTAAGTGGCAAGACGTTACCTGGTCTTACGGCAGCTTCGGTACCACATGAAATAATGGTACCAACAGCCATCCCCTCCGGAGCCACGATCATTTTTTCCTCGCCGTTAGCAAAAGATACTTTTGCCAATGGAGCAGAACGCGCTGGATCGTGTTCAAGACCTACTACAGTACCGATCAGCATTTCATTATCATTCACTTTAGGGTGCTTTAGAGAAGCCTTGTACTTATGAGAGGGAGCCCTGTAGGTAGGTGTACCGCGACCCCTGTTCTGTGAAATTAATCGTTTACCCATTGTTACTCACCTCACATCAGTCCTATCCTTGTAGCTATCTCATGAGCAGCATCAGTTTTACTAAACGTTACGATAGCCTTCTTCTGGCCATTCATAGTGCTCATTGTACATACTGATGTGACATTAAAACCATACATCTTCATGATGTCTGATTTTATCTGCCCCTTGTTTGCCTTGCTGTTAACAATGAACTGGAGCTTATTGTTTTCCAGTAACATCATAGCTTTTTCTGTGATGAATGGATAATTTATAGCTGTCATACGAACATACCCTCCAGAGCTGCGATAGCAGATTCCGTCCATATGGTAAGTCTGCCTGCATGAGTGCCGGGGGCCAGCAATTCAGTGCTTATGGAGCTAACTGAAACAACATCCACACCTGCCAGGTTCCTTGCGGAATTGAACAATGCACTACCCTCATCAGCAACTACCAGGAGACTTTTTCTGTTCTTGTATCTTCTTCCTCTAAGCTTTCCGCGACCTGCTCTGATATTCCTGCCTTCCTTTGCACGCACTATATCATCGAACACACCAGCTGCTTTAAGGAACTGCACAACATCCTTTGTTTTGGCCAGGTTCTGCAATGCATTCTCTGCTACCAACGGTAGCTGGACGCTCTCTTCGAACTTATGACCACGAGCCCGTACAAGTTGTACATTACCAGTTGCCGAAACTGCTGAGCGGATAGCAAGTCTTCTTTCCTTTTTGTTTACCTTTTCTGTCCTGTCCGCCTCTGGTTTTGGCGGATGTGCTGCCCTTCCGCCAACCGCTTGCGGAACCCTGGCTGCACGACTACCAGTTGCGATCCTCGGGATCTGTGCTACACCGCGCCCTGATCCCCAGGATACTGCAGAGGTCTCCATACCTGCATATAAACGAGGACCATAGGGCTGGTACCTCTTGGTCTGAGATGCAAGCACCGCCCTCTTTATAAGGTCCGGCCTGTATGATTCATTGAATATCTCAGGCAGGGCGATCTCACCTATCGTATTACCAGAAATCCCAATAACATTAGTTTTAGCCATTTAATTCACCCCTGCTTGCTCTGTGTGCTTATGTGAACTATCTGAGGTTCACCCATAGCGGATACTCTCGCCCTGGTAGGTTCACGCAGTCTGATAAGCCTCTTGGATGGACCTGGGACACTACCTTTGATAAGCACATAGTCGTTCCTTACAAGACCAAAATTGGTGAACCCACCAACAGGGTTGATCTCCTCAGGATTCGTGCCTATTTTGAAGATGCGCTTATTACATTCAGTCCTCTGGTGGAAACCAGTCTGACCCATCTGAGGTACCCTCCAGTTCACATGTGCTGGTCTGAAAGGACCAAGGGTACCTATCTGCCTTAGGCTTCCCTGACGGGAATGCTTACCTTTCTGAAGCATTATACCCCATCTTTTAACCGGACCCTGAGTACCTTTACCTATAGTGATAGCAGCTACATCCACTAAACTGCCGCCCTTGAAAACATCGCTTATTCTAACTTCTTTGCCGAGAATAGACTTTGCATATTCGTACTTGTCCTTAGAATTTGCACCGCTTATGCCAGTTTCCATTATGTCAGCATTCTTCTTGGGAACACCTGTAATGCTCTTTGGGAGAGTATAGGTCACTACTCTAATATCAGAAACCTTTCCCTCGTTCATTAGTTGTTCGATCTTCCCCAGAGCTGCATTAGTATCATGTTTTAATGGGACCTTGATTGTCTGTGCAAGACTTGTATCAAGTTCCTTGGTCCAAGCCTCTGCCAGAGCCCTCTCGCCGACAGTATCTTTTCCATAGGCCCTGATAGCAGCCACCCGAATAGCTGGTGTTTCGATCACAGTCACAGGTACTGTGATCTCAAGACCTTCTGTAAGGCTGTTCTTGGTATCATCGATGATCACGACATGAGTCATACCGACCTTGTAACCAGCGAAATCCTGAATTTTTATTCCAGCGTCTGATACCGGCCATGACCTGTAACGTGGTATGGGGCTCTGTGCTCTTTTGCGCGGACTGAACGCGAGTGATCCTCGCCTTGGTCTGTGTCCTTTTGCCATTGTAATTCTCCCGATCTATATTTTTTAGATTTGGCCGTTCAACTTTCTTGCTGATAGCATGGGTTATGCAAAAAGTCGAAGCGCCACTGGGATCAGAAAACACATGTTTATTGTGTGATCGACGGCTATACTGCCGCTGCTATACAACCGTAAAAAGCAGAATATTGCCCTATACCGGTAGGATCATAGCAGATATCCCTACTGTGGTCATCTCCAGAACGATTTAAACACCTTATGTCCCTGCAAACGTTTCCGCAAGCAGGAGGGCATTCTTGAAGAGGCCCCGAACATCACATGTTAAATCCGACTTTTTCATACGTAGTTAGTTTCATTGCGATATGCAAGGCGAACCTTACATACCCATCTCTATCGTTGGGCTTAGATAGATAAATACATATATAAAACCTTTGCATGGGAAAAGTGTCTGAAAGATAAATCGAAACAATAGCCGTATCTATCTTTCATGAAATAAGATTCAATGTTTTTACCAGATGCAACTGCATTATCATTCACTTATTCTTTAAAGCCATAGAGCCGAATAAGATACATGTAATTCAACATGGAAAGTAAATAAGAACATCATGCATGAAGTCTTCCAATACCAAATGCTTTGATGTTGATATCCATTGTCCTCTTTGGTACTGATGCCTTGACACAATCCAGCAATACATCTTTAGATAGTGGCAAGTATTTAGATACTGCCCCTATCATCACAGTATTCATGGATTGTACATGGCCAGCTTCTTTGGCAAGTTGCACTGCATTAAAAGCCTTTACAGTGAACCTCTGTTCCAGATAGTCAATTATCTCCCCCATATCAGGATATGAAGAAATACCCGAGGTCACTGTCACGGGTAATACTGGCTCTGTGTTGACAATAACTATACCTTCATCTGACAGATATTCAATATATCTCAAAGCCTCACTTGGCTCCAGAGCTATTAAAGCATCAGCGCTTTTCAAGGGAATTAGAGAACCTAACTCACAGCCAATCCTCAGATGATTTACCACTGAACCACCGCGCTGTGCCATACCATGAGTCTCAGCAGCCATTACTGGCAACCCTTCCTTTACTGCAGCCTTCCCAATTATATCTGAAGCAAGGATGGTACCCTGCCCTCCCACGCCTGCTATTACCAGATCGAAGAGAGATATCCCGGCTGAGCTCATCTCTTCACCTCCAATATTGCCCCAAACTTACATATCTGGGCACATACACCGCATCCCGTACACATGTTGTTGATCCTCGCACGTTTAAGTTCATTATCGAATTCTGTTGCAGGACAGCCAAACCTAACGCAGGACTTGCAGCCTGTACATTTCTCCTGATCCACTGAAAATGCTGGTTTTCTGGCTCCTGATCTTCTCAGATCGATCACACATGGCTGCCTTGCTATCACAACAGAGGTACCTTTGTAGTCCCTGGAGCGTCTGAACACATCCTCAGTAGACGCCAGATCATAGGGATCGACCACTTC
This DNA window, taken from Methanomethylovorans hollandica DSM 15978, encodes the following:
- the rnp1 gene encoding ribonuclease P protein component 1 encodes the protein MEISAYNLIFHEIIGLFTKVINSNNPSLEEIRGKVVGETKNMLIVETDDKNEKMVPKSGSTFLFHIHLLRGNTRVTEQVKVNGNLLLSQPENRIKNIRKIRMR
- the rpmC gene encoding 50S ribosomal protein L29 is translated as MAILRMNEIRDMSPNERMDELDKLGTELIRERALTSAGGAPDNPGRIGLLRRTIARVKTVQKELKEI
- a CDS encoding 30S ribosomal protein S3 translates to MAIEKKFVHEGYVKASLDEYFAKQLNRAGYGGMEVNRTPMGTQITVYAEKPGMVIGKAGKVIRKLTRDIDRMYDLDNPQIDAQEVRRPELNAQMMATRLASSIERGWYFRKAGHNAMRAIMNAGALGCEIVISGKLTGSRSRSEKIVQGYIKHAGKPAEDIVDEGFAVAVKKLGTLGCKVRIIPPGAVLPDSFKLKDVPVEAVSEATKSPEPKSGVKELVSEETAGEVAEVEETLEEEPVQPEKSDVTTVETEVSETEPSSSTAEIESGEVLENEERREADGVWQHKHEGHDYWHPMARIHREG
- a CDS encoding 50S ribosomal protein L22 — encoded protein: MARIDYTLEMDPKTTSKAMGSELHISPKKSRELGRALKGMRTQNAKRYLEGVVAKKQAVPFKRHCEGAGHRKGPMAGGRYPVDAAKAFLKILENAGSNAEYKGLDPERMYIAHVATKGGRVIPGMIARARGRGSPHNTDTVNIEIILNEVL
- a CDS encoding 30S ribosomal protein S19 — protein: MARKIGSKLPKRKGEFTYRGNTIEQLQAMSPEEFTELLTARERRSIRRGFNEHQKDVMQQIKDGADNVRTHYRNVIILPDMVGKTVAVYNGKSFLDFEIQPEMIGHRFGEFSQSRPKVSHGSAGVGATRSSRFVPLK
- a CDS encoding 50S ribosomal protein L2, with amino-acid sequence MGKRLISQNRGRGTPTYRAPSHKYKASLKHPKVNDNEMLIGTVVGLEHDPARSAPLAKVSFANGEEKMIVAPEGMAVGTIISCGTEAAVRPGNVLPLRNIPEGVPVCNVESKPNDGGQFARSSGVYATVVSHDKGKTVVQMPSGEMKWLNSKCRATVGIVAGGGRLDRPFLKAGKKYHKMKTRAAKYPRVRGVAMNVVDHPFGGGNRQHPGRPTTVSRNAPPGRKVGQIAARRTGKR
- a CDS encoding 50S ribosomal protein L23; the protein is MTAINYPFITEKAMMLLENNKLQFIVNSKANKGQIKSDIMKMYGFNVTSVCTMSTMNGQKKAIVTFSKTDAAHEIATRIGLM
- the rpl4p gene encoding 50S ribosomal protein L4, whose translation is MAKTNVIGISGNTIGEIALPEIFNESYRPDLIKRAVLASQTKRYQPYGPRLYAGMETSAVSWGSGRGVAQIPRIATGSRAARVPQAVGGRAAHPPKPEADRTEKVNKKERRLAIRSAVSATGNVQLVRARGHKFEESVQLPLVAENALQNLAKTKDVVQFLKAAGVFDDIVRAKEGRNIRAGRGKLRGRRYKNRKSLLVVADEGSALFNSARNLAGVDVVSVSSISTELLAPGTHAGRLTIWTESAIAALEGMFV
- the rpl3p gene encoding 50S ribosomal protein L3, whose protein sequence is MAKGHRPRRGSLAFSPRKRAQSPIPRYRSWPVSDAGIKIQDFAGYKVGMTHVVIIDDTKNSLTEGLEITVPVTVIETPAIRVAAIRAYGKDTVGERALAEAWTKELDTSLAQTIKVPLKHDTNAALGKIEQLMNEGKVSDIRVVTYTLPKSITGVPKKNADIMETGISGANSKDKYEYAKSILGKEVRISDVFKGGSLVDVAAITIGKGTQGPVKRWGIMLQKGKHSRQGSLRQIGTLGPFRPAHVNWRVPQMGQTGFHQRTECNKRIFKIGTNPEEINPVGGFTNFGLVRNDYVLIKGSVPGPSKRLIRLREPTRARVSAMGEPQIVHISTQSKQG
- a CDS encoding indolepyruvate oxidoreductase subunit beta codes for the protein MSSAGISLFDLVIAGVGGQGTILASDIIGKAAVKEGLPVMAAETHGMAQRGGSVVNHLRIGCELGSLIPLKSADALIALEPSEALRYIEYLSDEGIVIVNTEPVLPVTVTSGISSYPDMGEIIDYLEQRFTVKAFNAVQLAKEAGHVQSMNTVMIGAVSKYLPLSKDVLLDCVKASVPKRTMDINIKAFGIGRLHA